A window of Trachemys scripta elegans isolate TJP31775 chromosome 9, CAS_Tse_1.0, whole genome shotgun sequence genomic DNA:
TGATTATTAACACGTTCAACTATTTTGAGAATCTGCTGTGCATACAGTTACATGAAACAGCCACTCCTTAACTCACATAGCAGATCGCTGGATGCAAAGTACatctctacccctatataacgctgtcttcaggagcccaaaaatcttaccgcattataggtaaaaccacattatatggaacttgctttgatccgccggagtgcacagcccccccccccccagcactgctttaacgcgttatatccgaatttgtgttatatcgggtcgtgttatatcagggtagaggtgtacgatATAAGAGTGAGCCAGGTATTACTAAAAAAGGACACCTCACTTGATGAGGTGAATGAAATCAGCCAACAACTGCaccagtttgttttaaatatatatatttcaaatgttTAACTTCCACAAGTTTTGGTTGGTTCTTCTATAAGAGACTTTGATAATGTAAATCCACATTTGATAAAACTACCTTTGGTTGAAGTTTCCTCTGACACAGCTTAATAGGTTTTAATGTCACAGtaacaatttttgaaaaaataaatgagttaaaGGGATACTCTTATAACTTCAGAAATGGTAAAGAATGAAAAAATCCCTTTTATCTTAATTTTTAACTGGTCATTCCAAATTACAAATCTTCTCCCTACTTGTTTGTACTACCCATTTAGTGAAGCTGAGTTAGTATCTACCTTTCTGTGACACTTGCAATTGGCTAACTAATACTAGTTTGTTATAAAAGTGAAATTTTAATACAACATTTTCCACAATTGGGGTTGATATTTTCTCTAAAAACACACCCACCCTCCCTTGGCTAACTCAGTTATTTCCATGGAAGCAGTGATAGATGTAGACACTTAACTAGCCATCTTGAGTATGGgacttaaatatataaaaccagTGTACGTAATATAGAACAGAAGTGAACAGTAGTGTAATGTATACTATGGCCTGGAAAGAAGGAAAAGTTCCTAATTTGGATTTATAGCAAAcaagaatatttttgtttcagatgCAGCATTTCAATATTGTCACCTTCAGTGTTTTGGGTGAGAATACATTAAAGGTATATTGCCATCTTGATTTTTTGAAATTGCTAGAAAATTCTGTTTAATAGAGCATTTCCTGAGTTACCAGAACAAATTTGTTTTACATgaagattcccctcccccactgatgGTTAGAAGGATCCTTTAGATAGGCCCCAACAGCAATACCAAACATGCTTGGTCACCATCCTCTGGCTTGATCCCTCTGTCTCCTGCACCCATCTGTATGTTGCCTCTTAATTTCAGCTTCACTGGTGTTTTTGCAGAAGGTAGTGAAGAGAGTGGATATGCTCTCCTCCCTGAGCTGTGCACAGTGCTAGCATGTGTACAAAGTAAAACAGAGGAAATGCATGTTTTTTCTTCTTATAGAAATTTGACTAAACAGCACTATCAATAGGCACAGCAGCCTTCAGCTGGTTATGAAGTTGATTAGGTTTCTTCATATTAATACTGCTCCATTTTTCTGAAGGGTAAAAATTCAGGCCACTGACATTTCTATTCTAGACgacaacaaactgaaaaaaaattgcactaaTGTAAAGAAAACAGCTTAAAGTTGTACTTTAATACTAAATtctgtattttcagttttatttgtacATCTTAGAAAGATATAAAGATTTTCAAGAAGTGCATGGAAGAGTTCAAAATCAAAAAATcttgcaaaaatatatttaaattacaatagaTTAAGATTCATTTGTTTTCACTTATAAATATTTAGCCATACAAACATCCCCTATAAATTCATTTCCTTTATCACACAAAGATTTTAGCATTACCATTAACATTTTTCATTCTAACACAGTCAAGAGCCAGAAACATTTTTTgtataaaagttttagaaaaaaagaGTCCcccttttaaaactaaaatgacCAAACCCTGATGTGCAAAAAATACACAGATACCATCAAATACAAAAATTGCACCAGCTTGTATACATGCAAGTCACATTATGCATTAACAGCTGACTGCATGTTCTACACAATACATATGCCTTCTTTGAACAGAGATCAGTCATTGTCTGAACCTGCGGGAGGTAAGAAAACCAGTGCATCTTTGAAATTGTGCCCATATGCTCTGAGCCTATAAACACCATACATCATTACATGCATGTGGTTAGGAGCCAATCCATTGAAAGTGATGGCCATGTCAGAACAGCATCCTTCTACTACTTGTTGAGGGTGATTAGCCATTGCTTCTTTAATAAGAGAACCAACTGATTTGGTGTTAAAGACATCTTTTCCTTCAGAATCTTCTGCATTTTCAGCAAATACTCCAGTATATTTCAGGCAGACTGCTAGTTGTTTATCCTCAGAGAGTTTCCAAATCAAGCCTCCCTGTTCTGGACACTTCTCAGGGTCTTCAAAAATTTTAGAGAGTCTTTTTAGGGACTCTATACTTAAGACAATTCCTCCATCACCATCTACGTACTCAAGCTCTCCTGATTTTACAGTATGAcctatataaaaaggctgtgatgcgtcttttttcagcaagaaatATTTGAGATTTTCTATAACAGCAAATGTCGTCGGATGTGCTAGAAAGAACCAGTTGTACTCATCTTTATAGCGTTCATATGCTAATTTATAAGCGTTTCTCACCATCATCCACATGTCATTTGTGTTGAGAACAACAGAATCAAACACCTTAACGTTTTCAGAACTGTAGAATTCGGCCTTGTCACAGTGTTTGCTCCATGTTTCTTTCACAGCAGCCCAATTGCCAAGATCTTTAGGTTTTACAAGAATGATACAATAAACACGGATACTGTGGCTGAGCTCCAGGCGCTCACCTTCTGACAGATTTAAGACATCTTCTTTGTTAGGTGCTTGAATATGATGATGCTCATGGTGATGTGCTTTAGTCCCGTGGCCCATCTTATTATGTCCTATGAGTGTGACAAATACACAGAAGAGTCCTCCTAACACCATGCCTTTCACAAAAGAACTGCTTTCGGAAATCATTTTTTCCTAGAAAGAAAAGACACTTTTTGAGAGGTTATGGAAATTATTTGTAAAGATTCAATTTCATCTCAACATACACTTTTTCTATTCAGACTTTAAAAGAAGTTCCTACATTTTAAATTGCAATTATAGTTCCTCTAACTTTCTACTGTAGTTTAAATTGTTAAGCCACTGTACATTGTCATGAGAGGAGCAGCAAGAATTAATTATAATGCTCTTTTACCAATCCTAAATATTATGGTAAATTTACAGGATAGAGATGTTTCAAAATTAACTCCATAAAAGTATTCCCTCAAGGTCTTTATCCTTAGAAATCTGTGTTCAATCTCTTGTCTGTGCACTGGATGGAACAGCTTACCTTTACTCTAACAAAGGAAGTGGAAAGTGGCAGTTGGTATCAGAATGAGTACTAGCTGCCTATGCCCCGTGGGCTCAAAATTATGGAGAGCTAAGGAAGCTCCAGCCTGTCTCATGCCAGGGAGCTGAGAACCCTAGCATAGAAATCCAGGTATCTTCAGAGAAGCAGAGTTGCTGATACAGGCAGATGTCAGCTGAAACATCAGTCAAAAGAACTTGGTTGTCACTGTAATTCAATCCAAAACTTTAATCAAGTAAAGCTATTTTGAAGGACAAAGCCTTGCCATTACCAAGTATGATTCACAATCCTGCTTCTCTCATTCCACACACACTGACTGTGGTTCCTTGGCTGGGGAATTTATCACTGGAGATCAGGCTAAACTTGAGTCTTGCCACATGTATAGTAAGATGCATGCTCTTTCTGGGGGCTCTCTCCTTAACAACTAAACTGCAGAATGGTCTCAACTGTCTGTCCTGGGAAACAATCACCTGGATTATGTCCTAATCAGATTTATTAACTGATCTGTGGGAAAGGATTTGAGAGTTTAGTGCCTTTATTCTAAAGACCAGCATAGTGGTCCTTGTAACAGGGCAGTAGGTGC
This region includes:
- the C1GALT1C1 gene encoding C1GALT1-specific chaperone 1, which encodes MISESSSFVKGMVLGGLFCVFVTLIGHNKMGHGTKAHHHEHHHIQAPNKEDVLNLSEGERLELSHSIRVYCIILVKPKDLGNWAAVKETWSKHCDKAEFYSSENVKVFDSVVLNTNDMWMMVRNAYKLAYERYKDEYNWFFLAHPTTFAVIENLKYFLLKKDASQPFYIGHTVKSGELEYVDGDGGIVLSIESLKRLSKIFEDPEKCPEQGGLIWKLSEDKQLAVCLKYTGVFAENAEDSEGKDVFNTKSVGSLIKEAMANHPQQVVEGCCSDMAITFNGLAPNHMHVMMYGVYRLRAYGHNFKDALVFLPPAGSDND